One window from the genome of Hoplias malabaricus isolate fHopMal1 chromosome X2, fHopMal1.hap1, whole genome shotgun sequence encodes:
- the LOC136676704 gene encoding zinc finger CCHC domain-containing protein 8-like: MEVDFGDSELFEQLDADPPLHKHIRFTDEDEEAADNLRELNDRLEECEETIDRLKAENEELRRKLKILTRPAGILVVNSKLDGPLCQICFGNNSISKEHRQEIEDHLFGLIQKHQQEQNNEKQGSALQVKPQNSSFVMEEIQETKVASTGKQIKDAFTVVGSVLYFTSFCLDKLGQPLLNDNPQLTEGWEIPKYQQVFGQVIALEGQDVQIKEKRPKPCCFNCGGEGHQLRDCPEPKDMARINEKRKEFAQVNSQGNNVSNQRYHEEEVEERFAKYKPGIISKELLDALGVVSNTLPPFIYRMRSLGYPPGWLKEAEMEHSGLTLYDGTTSGDGEDDMNGRNQNVSYDVSKLVDFPGFNVSAPSSVRDDYRSFGSIPMQPQHWKQTFAAHLSNMYPVPGSKCNKRCNDSELTPRQTKKRRSNSDVYAISDMDTDSDQGTPDRATPDGFQFQPPLPPASPLISTPPPLPLGTPPTTPTRPPLPKGTPPPTPPTSSSPFVQGKPGAGEESEDGLTLEELEEQQRLLWAELETADNVNSDSETGLGSSSGVSPSAQPDADIEEGVVEEEEDEEEDGEVKESISSQVCEPISTPASPDEPQVTDVNEDKTNNAQVRDNLNEDKSDTGMESQDELLVLDEVSQESEHDSEKNGCTEVTKVAEETTLQVADIQGPEEDGEPVLLKVTSVPHRSKFAEGIIPFEDTPEFTEVAEATGVYLRIRELLKESPRNHAKTKKYT, from the exons ATGGAGGTGGATTTCGGGGATAGTGAGCTGTTTGAGCAGCTGGATGCGGACCCTCcgcttcataaacacataagGTTCACGGACGAAGATGAAGAAGCCGCGGATAATCTCCGTGAACTCAACGACAGATTAGAAGAGTGCGAGGAGACGATAGACCGCCTGAAAGCAGAGA ATGAGGAACTGAGGAGAAAATTGAAGATTTTGACTCGGCCTGC AGGGATACTTGTTGTAAATTCAAAACTTGATGGACCACTCTGCCAAATTTGTTTTGGAAACAACAGCATCTCAAA GGAGCACCGACAAGAAATTGAAGATCACTTATTTGGTCTCATTCAGAAACACCAGCAAGAACAGAACAATGAAAAACAGGGCTCTGCTTTACAGGTCAAACCCCAG AACTCAAGTTTTGTCATGGAGGAGATCCAGGAAACAAAAGTTGCTTCAACAGGAAAGCAGATTAAAGATGCTTTTACT GTTGTGGGCAGTGTGTTGTACTTCACCAGCTTTTGCCTTGATAAACTGGGCCAGCCTCTTCTCAATGATAACCCCCAGCTGACAGAAGGATGGGAGATACCCAA GTATCAGCAAGTTTTTGGCCAGGTAATTGCTTTAGAGGGACAAGACGTGCAGATAAAGGAGAAAAG ACCTAAACCATGCTGTTTTAACTGTGGTGGTGAGGGCCATCAGTTGCGAGACTGTCCAGAG ccAAAAGACATGGCCCGCATCAATGAGAAGAGAAAGGAGTTTGCGCAGGTCAACAGTCAGGGCAACAATGTGAGTAACCAGCGCTACCAtgaagaggaggtggaggagagatTTGCCAAGTATAAGCCAGGAATAATAAG TAAGGAGCTTCTGGATGCCCTTGGTGTAGTCTCTAACACTCTTCCACCATTCATTTATCGCATGAGGTCACTGGGCTACCCACCTGGCTGGCTGAAGGAGGCTGAGATGGAGCATTCTGGCCTGACGCTTTACGACGGCACAA CATCAGGTGATGGAGAGGACGACATGAATGGCCGTAACCAAAATGTATCCTATGATGTCTCTAAGCTAGTGGATTTCCCTGGTTTCAATGTTTCTGCACCTTCCAGCGTTAGGGAT GATTACAGGTCTTTTGGTTCCATTCCAATGCAGCCTCAACACTGGAAACAAACCTTTGCTGCTCATTTGTCTAATATGTATCCAGTG CCTGGGTCCAAATGCAACAAAAGATGTAATGACTCGGAATTAACCCCACGGCAGACAAAGAAGCGGAGGTCTAATTCTGACGTCTACGCAATCTCAGACATGGACACAGATTCAG ATCAGGGCACTCCTGACCGAGCGACACCTGATGGTTTCCAGTTCCAGCCACCACTTCCCCCTGCCTCTCCGCTCATCAGTACACCACCACCTTTACCTCTGGGAACGCCTCCTACCACTCCCACTCGGCCTCCACTTCCTAAAGGCACTCCTCCTCCGACGCCTCCCACAAGCTCCTCTCCGTTTGTGCAGGGTAAACCTGGGGCTGGAGAGGAGTCAGAAGATGGGCTCACTCTAGAGGAACTGGAGGAGCAGCAGAGGCTCTTGTGGGCAGAGTTAGAAACTGCTGACAACGTCAACAGTGATTCTGAGACTGGGCTGGGCTCCTCCAGTGGAGTGTCTCCATCAGCTCAGCCTGATGCTGACATAGAGGAAGGGGTggtggaagaagaagaagatgaagaagaagacgGGGAAGTGAAGGAGTCCATATCAAGCCAAGTTTGTGAACCTATAAGCACCCCTGCCTCACCTGATGAGCCACAG GTAACTGATGTGAATGAGGATAAAACCAACAATGCTCAGGTAAGAGACAATCTTAACGAAGACAAAAGCGACACAGGAATGGAGTCTCAAGATGAGCTTCTAGTGCTGGATGAGGTTTCTCAAGAAAGTGAACATGACAGTGAAAAGAATGGATGTACTGAGGTTACCAAGGTTGCAGAAGAAACCACTTTGCAGGTGGCAGATATCCAAGGGCCTGAGGAAGATGGGGAACCCGTTTTATTAAAAGTAACATCTGTTCCACACAGAAGTAAATTTGCTGAGGGAATCATTCCTTTTGAAGATACGCCAGAGTTCACAGAGGTTGCTGAGGCTACGGGGGTTTATCTCAGAATCCGAGAGTTGCTGAAAGAATCCCCACGAAATCATGCAAAGACGAAGAAGTACACTTGA
- the LOC136676411 gene encoding uncharacterized protein produces the protein MHHSIVPVGFSLEVKRCSTCCNLYHCPLCPNFKPTKPNRLKSHLDVHLKNAVPFQNLQICRCSLLCRQEGHYHCPQCEGTLLRRNSFVDHLLRCNGLNEGRVKFNNVSVKSSPDSSELQEVRLSSSPCQEDEFAYPLYQELKPVHIPLAHCSRQDNESAHPSYQFPSSRRSEVKCPHCPLLILKKNLNVHISRKHRDTCRDVTVHSHLRSVCVDATNGISAVQRSGHGFSYPIHVQKKTWGRQQWVRCELEECWQYQLLARRSGLLFTQCHHIRSLDYCTETAAEEFLHSSVLDEMIACKFLGEAKKAVCLKRRQLAQLAHTPFSVLVDLGESPNHIFVSIHEPKNLRFSRLGRALVTYNKLRNTWHCPCAKPRMSCPHKHVAKWHIFQTNRELFKTQASPLPDTADFSQLQNTAGYPPTNDLKRMAKYIYDKKKIPVDLSDVTKFKAISEYPSHLSPSESTCTLCLKSPTLDHPVNITEKAKIITTLGVIEDISTYYRRCPECQMTYRYQEWQDGLHNFDDHVVLSLELCLFLRHSLQNHTSISRAINSLEGLRKVQYPARDTILHAYCHFEALMSTDYTYSCVACGYYPSVVVMNLHKKSPFNLGLSEFKEPPINYNGEQNIVEFWDSINLEMICRGFVHSRSQNPCVVQPRYEHWAPWIGTVTRKCDTVLNTEHEKVSCPQSSSEAVHTAASEDHLFDKLMKQKMSSIQQLCKACNTDTKGSRVELILRLREEVKDRQTYNKVFQKIWGTWGGWSVISCPHGVVYSFKFNLWRESPRDFADLLLSWKHLPNVCVYDFASELATHTNLRVPSPIPFWPFEGRLAESTPESLRSAQLKKLQISLPWLSEKCENPEPNGHPLTGSSQHFLLCDTLRETNTKHPQDVLRRTELVPELRWMLNSKIVSKLFSAMQKNDYFLKNMAASTQMFAMRSIIHHRNTATNTRLLELQPLGESPLDVGHITLSALGQQ, from the exons ATGCACCATTCAATTGTCCCAGTTGGATTCAGTCTTGAGGTAAAGAGGTGTAGCACATGCTGCAATCTTTATCATTGCCCGCTCTGCCCAAATTTTAAACCCACCAAGCCCAACAGGTTGAAAAGCCACCTGGAcgtgcatttaaaaaatgcagtgcCTTTTCAAA attTGCAGATCTGTAGGTGCAGTTTGCTTTGTAGGCAGGAAGGACACTACCATTGCCCTCAATGCGAAGGCACACTTTTAAGGAGAAATTCCTTCGTTGACCACCTGCTACGGTGCAACGGCTTGAACGAAGGACGTGTAAAATTCAATAATGTATCTGTCAAATCCTCTCCAGATTCCTCTGAGCTCCAAGAAGTTAGACTGTCTTCCTCTCCTTGTCAAGAAGATGAATTTGCTTACCCTCTTTATCAAGAACTCAAGCCTGTCCACATTCCACTTGCCCACTGTTCTCGTCAAGACAACGAATCTGCCCACCCTTCTTATCAGTTTCCTTCCTCTAGAAGATCAGAAGTGAAATGTCCACACTGCCCGTTATTAATTCTcaaaaaaaacctaaatgtGCATATATCCAGAAAGCACAGAGACACGTGTAGGGACGTGACTGTCCACTCACACCTTCGAAGTGTTTGCGTAGATGCAACGAATGGCATTTCTGCAGTTCAAAGGTCAGGACATGGATTTTCATATCCCATTCATGTTCAAAAGAAAACCTGGGGCAGGCAACAATGGGTTAGATGTGAACTGGAGGAATGCTGGCAGTATCAGTTGTTGGCACGGAGAAGTGGACTTCTGTTTACTCAATGTCACCATATCCGTTCTCTGGATTATTGCACAGAAACGGCTGCTGAAGAGTTCCTGCATTCCAGTGTTCTGGATGAAATGATTGCCTGCAAATTCTTGGGAGAAGCAAAGAAAGCTGTGTGCTTGAAAAGACGGCAACTGGCACAGTTAGCGCACACCCCATTTTCTGTGCTTGTAGATCTGGGTGAATCCCCTAACCACATATTTGTTTCCATTCATGAACCCAAAAACCTTCGCTTCAGTCGTCTTGGAAGAGCGTTGGTGACTTACAACAAACTAAGGAACACATGGCACTGTCCGTGTGCAAAGCCACGGATGTCCTGCCCTCACAAACACGTTGCAAAGTGGCACATTTTTCAGACCAACAGGGAGTTATTCAAGACACAGGCGAGTCCCCTACCTGACACAGCAGATTTCAGTCAGCTTCAGAATACTGCTGGGTATCCACCGACCAATGACTTAAAACGGATGGCCAAGTACATTTATGACAAGAAAAAAATTCCAGTTGATCTTTCAGATGTGACCAAGTTCAAAGCAATCTCAGAGTATCCTTCACACTTAAGTCCTTCAGAGTCAACATGCACCCTCTGTTTAAAGAGTCCAACACTTGACCATCCAGTTAACATCACTGAAAAGGCAAAGATAATCACAACATTAGGCGTTATAGAGG ATATTTCAACCTACTACAGAAGATGTCCAGAGTGTCAGATGACATACCGGTATCAAGAGTGGCAGGATGGGCTCCACAACTTTGATGACCATGTTGTGTTGAGTCTTGaactctgtctgtttctcaggCATAGTTTACAA AACCACACTTCCATCTCAAGGGCCATCAACTCCCTGGAAGGTTTGCGCAAAGTACAGTACCCTGCCAGGGACACCATCCTTCATGCTTACTGCCACTTTGAAGCCCTAATGAGTACTGACTACACATATTCCTGTGTAGCCTGTGGTTACTACCCTTCTGTAGTTGTGATGAACTTGCACAAAAAGTCACCTTTTAATTTGGGAT TAAGTGAGTTCAAGGAGCCACCTATTAACTACAACGgtgaacaaaacattgtggaATTTTGGGACTCCATTAATTTAGAGATGATTTGTCGTGGCTTTGTTCACA GCCGCTCACAGAATCCTTGTGTTGTTCAGCCGAGATATGAGCACTGGGCACCATGGATTGGGACGGTGACCAGGAAGTGTGACACAGTCCTCAACACAGAACATGAGAAAGTTTCATGTCCACAATCCTCATCTGAAGCGGTTCATACAGCTGCATCTGAGGATCACCTTTTTGACAAACTAATGAAACAGAAG ATGAGCAGTATACAACAACTTTGTAAAGCCTGCAACACTGATACCAAAGGATCCCGTGTTGAACTTATTTTAAGACTGAGGGAGGAGGTGAAGGACAGGCAGACATATAATAAAGTATTTCAGAAGATCTGGGGTACATGGG GTGGTTGGTCTGTCATTTCATGTCCTCATGGTGTTGTCTACAGCTTCAAATTTAACCTCTGGAGAGAAAGTCCAAGGGATTTTGCAGACCTGCTTTTATCATGGAAGCACTTGCCAAATGTGTGCGTTTACGACTTTGCCAGTGAATtagctacacacacaaaccttagAGTGCCTAGCCCCATACCTTTCTGGCCATTTGAGGGAAGGCTGGCTGAGTCCACCCCCGAGAGCCTCCGGAGTGCTCAGCTGAAGAAACTACAGATATCACTTCCATGGCTCAGTGAGAAGTGTGAAAACCCTGAACCCAATGGCCATCCTCTCACAGGATCGTCACAACACTTTTTGCTGTGTGATACGCTTCGTGAAACTAACACAAAACACCCACAAGATGTGTTGAGGAGGACTGAACTTGTTCCAGAGCTTCGCTGGATGCTAAACAGTAAAATTGTTAGCAAGTTATTTTCTGCCATGCAGAAAAAtgactattttttaaaaaatatggctGCATCAACCCAAATGTTTGCAATGAGAAGCATCATTCACCATAGAAACACAGCAACCAACACACGGCTTCTGGAGCTGCAGCCACTTGGTGAAAGTCCTTTAGATGTGGGACACATTACACTGTCTGCCTTAGGACAGCAGTAA